Genomic segment of Desulfovibrio sp. Huiquan2017:
AGCTGGACTTGCCTAACGACTGGGACCGGGAAAACCATAGCCTTCTCGTTCAGTACGGGACCAAGGGCGGCAGGCCCCGAATCCTGCACGACTTGTCCCAGCAACAGGAAGCGGCCCTTAAGCGGGCCGAAGAATACGTGTCCCCTTCCGACCGAAAGGGCATCAACAATCTCATGCCCGAAGGCATGGGCGACGAATGGCTGCATCGGCTGGATTATGCAGCCAGAAAGCACGGCCTGACGAGCAAGGATGCCGGGGGTACCCTGCACGGCCTCCGTCACGAACGCTTTCGACAGATGTATGTGGACCATACGGGCTTCGAACCGCCGAACCAGTACGATAGCGTTCAGGCATTCCACGAAGCCGCCCAGGCAACGGCCGGGGATGACTGGCCCCAGCTCGACGACGAAGCACGCGACAACATCGAAGTGGCGGCGGGGCATTCGCCTGGCCGTCGGGACGTATCGAACGCCTATCTTGGCAGTTCCCGTTAGAAGAAGCCCCGCCATTTCCGGCGGGTTTCATTTTTTATCAGTTTTTTTCTCAGACCCCCTTTCCGGCATTTGACTTTCACTTCTCTGGCAGTGTC
This window contains:
- a CDS encoding integrase domain-containing protein, which produces ANLGAQKWTKVTNKHFQRVAGAMRADGVGDGRIAEVFTAARHICRAYGNDHISKSNATFGVRRGSIANATSRAVAAEVFQGTLTRMRNDKSYPHAGRAAAQIDLMYNVGLRREESAKLDLPNDWDRENHSLLVQYGTKGGRPRILHDLSQQQEAALKRAEEYVSPSDRKGINNLMPEGMGDEWLHRLDYAARKHGLTSKDAGGTLHGLRHERFRQMYVDHTGFEPPNQYDSVQAFHEAAQATAGDDWPQLDDEARDNIEVAAGHSPGRRDVSNAYLGSSR